One Streptomyces sp. B21-105 genomic region harbors:
- a CDS encoding Ppx/GppA phosphatase family protein: protein MRQAGVLDVGCHSALLTVVRRRPGTVLEPVFSRKVRLRLHETLDRTGRLDKAGVRSVERAVAEAVAADPRPRGPEVFAFATSVIRDAPNRDEVIARVARTTGTRLRVLTGEEEARLAYVAARQWAGPAARQLLVLDIGGGTVEIASGTGDRPRVVHSLPLGARRITRDRLPGGTVPSPRRLAEILQHLRRSLAAVPDLPRAEPGGRVLACSKTFEQLARLAAAQSGKPRTGRRLTLPRLHVAARLLADAAPSRRAELPGISRHRAGQSLAGALIAQALMEACGAESVEICPWSTREGLLLEHLGVTPAVAGVDG from the coding sequence ATGCGGCAGGCGGGTGTGCTCGACGTCGGGTGTCACAGTGCGCTGCTGACGGTGGTGCGGCGGCGTCCGGGTACGGTGCTGGAGCCCGTGTTCTCCCGCAAGGTCCGGCTGCGACTGCACGAGACCCTCGACCGCACGGGGCGTCTCGACAAGGCCGGCGTGCGCAGTGTCGAGCGGGCCGTCGCCGAGGCGGTCGCCGCAGATCCGCGGCCGCGCGGACCGGAGGTGTTCGCGTTCGCGACCTCCGTCATCAGGGACGCGCCCAACCGGGACGAGGTCATCGCCCGAGTGGCCCGCACCACCGGCACCCGTCTGCGCGTGCTGACCGGCGAGGAGGAGGCGCGGCTGGCCTATGTGGCCGCCCGCCAGTGGGCCGGCCCGGCGGCCCGGCAGTTGCTGGTCCTGGACATCGGCGGCGGCACCGTGGAGATCGCCTCCGGCACCGGCGACCGGCCCCGCGTCGTCCACTCGCTGCCGCTGGGCGCCCGCAGGATCACCCGGGACCGGCTTCCCGGCGGCACAGTGCCCTCCCCGCGTCGCCTGGCGGAGATCCTTCAGCACCTCCGCCGGTCCCTGGCAGCCGTCCCCGACCTGCCGCGGGCCGAGCCGGGAGGGCGGGTGCTGGCCTGCTCCAAGACCTTCGAACAGCTCGCCCGGCTCGCCGCCGCCCAGAGCGGGAAACCGCGCACAGGACGGCGGCTGACGCTGCCCCGACTGCACGTGGCCGCGCGCCTGCTGGCGGACGCGGCGCCGTCCCGCCGTGCCGAACTCCCGGGCATCTCCCGGCACCGTGCCGGGCAGTCACTGGCCGGAGCCCTGATCGCGCAGGCGCTCATGGAGGCCTGCGGGGCCGAGAGCGTCGAGATCTGCCCCTGGTCCACCCGGGAAGGGCTCCTGCTCGAACACCTCGGCGTGACTCCGGCCGTCGCGGGCGTTGACGGCTGA
- a CDS encoding VOC family protein, which yields MTIQRMDNVGIVVDDLEAAVAFFTELGMELEGEAELEGVCPDRMLGLDGVRSAIAMMRTPDGHGKLELTKFHAPAAVTAGPPNPPPHTLGLHRVMFAVDDIDDTITRLRRHGAELLGEVAEYENVYRLCDLRGPSGIIVALAERIG from the coding sequence GTGACGATTCAGCGGATGGACAACGTAGGCATCGTCGTCGACGACCTGGAGGCCGCCGTCGCCTTCTTCACCGAGCTCGGCATGGAGCTGGAGGGCGAAGCGGAGCTCGAGGGCGTCTGCCCGGACCGGATGCTCGGCCTCGACGGGGTCCGCAGCGCCATCGCGATGATGCGCACCCCGGACGGCCACGGCAAGCTGGAGCTGACGAAGTTCCACGCCCCCGCGGCGGTCACCGCCGGACCGCCGAACCCGCCGCCCCACACGCTGGGCCTGCACCGTGTCATGTTCGCCGTCGACGACATCGACGACACGATCACCCGCCTGCGCCGCCATGGCGCCGAACTCCTCGGCGAGGTGGCCGAGTACGAGAACGTCTACCGCCTCTGCGACCTCCGCGGCCCGTCGGGAATCATCGTCGCCCTGGCCGAACGGATCGGCTAG
- a CDS encoding phosphatase PAP2 family protein: MNGRSAGSALPLSLRASLGPVGGLAALVVVVLGVLYAGDGEPGRVDRWVVRPTEDSVRSPWRNAALAVDFLGEPVGAALLLVAFVTGCLLLRRPRSAVLVVLGAGLAVGTATLLKSLVGRTIHGDDNLSYPSGHTAFATALALMAALLVTGRLGLRGTAGTSLMLIAATAAGAAMGWAQVALGAHYPTDVLGGCCTALAVVPATAWLIDRTADRLADRSADRSAGPVADSSADPVAGPPADVGRHERR, encoded by the coding sequence GTGAACGGGCGGTCGGCGGGCTCGGCGCTGCCTTTGTCGCTGCGCGCGTCGCTCGGGCCGGTCGGGGGACTCGCCGCGCTGGTGGTCGTCGTGCTCGGGGTGCTGTACGCGGGCGACGGCGAGCCCGGCAGGGTGGACCGGTGGGTCGTCCGGCCGACGGAGGACAGTGTGCGGTCGCCGTGGCGGAACGCCGCCCTGGCCGTGGACTTCCTGGGGGAGCCCGTGGGGGCGGCGCTGCTGCTGGTGGCCTTCGTGACGGGCTGCCTGCTGCTTCGGCGTCCTCGCTCGGCGGTGCTCGTCGTCCTCGGCGCCGGCCTCGCCGTGGGGACGGCGACGCTGCTCAAATCCCTGGTGGGACGCACCATCCACGGTGACGACAACCTGTCCTACCCGAGCGGGCACACCGCGTTCGCCACCGCGCTCGCCCTTATGGCGGCGCTGCTCGTGACCGGCCGGCTCGGCCTCCGCGGGACCGCCGGCACGTCACTGATGCTCATCGCGGCGACGGCCGCCGGCGCGGCCATGGGCTGGGCGCAGGTCGCCCTGGGCGCGCACTATCCGACCGACGTCCTCGGCGGCTGCTGCACCGCGCTGGCGGTGGTGCCGGCGACCGCGTGGCTGATCGACCGGACGGCCGACCGGCTGGCCGACCGGTCGGCGGACAGGTCGGCAGGTCCGGTCGCCGACTCGTCGGCCGATCCGGTCGCCGGTCCGCCGGCCGACGTCGGCCGGCACGAGCGCCGCTGA
- a CDS encoding glutamate-1-semialdehyde 2,1-aminomutase — protein sequence MDTEDTGELVLPRSRAANERLHALIPGGAHTYAKGDDQYPENLAPVISHGHGAHVWDVDGNRYIEYGSGLRSVSLGHAHPRVVEAVRRQLDRGSNFVRPSIVEAEAAERFLATVPTAEMVKFTKNGSDATTAAVRLARAVTGRPRVALCADHPFFSTDDWFIGTTPMSAGIPDATAELTVAFPYGDLAATEELLTRYQDEVACLILEPATHTEPPPGYLEGLRELADRHGCVLVFDEMITGLRWSEAGAQGLYGVVPDLSTFGKALGNGFAVSALAGRRELMERGGLRHPGDRVFLLSTTHGAETHSLAAATAVLTTYVEEGVTARLHALGERLAAGVRDAAAGMGVGDHLVVRGRASNLVFATLDEHGRPSQEYRTLFLRRLLAGGVLAPSFVVSSALDDSDIAHTVDVVAQACAVYRKALDAGDPTPWLGGRPVKPVFRRLA from the coding sequence GTGGACACCGAAGACACCGGAGAGCTTGTGCTGCCCCGGTCGCGGGCGGCGAACGAGCGGCTGCACGCCCTGATCCCCGGGGGCGCGCACACCTACGCCAAGGGCGACGACCAGTACCCCGAGAACCTGGCCCCGGTCATCAGCCACGGCCACGGCGCCCACGTGTGGGACGTCGACGGCAACCGGTACATCGAGTACGGTTCCGGCCTGCGCTCGGTCAGCCTCGGCCACGCCCACCCCCGGGTGGTCGAGGCGGTGCGACGGCAACTCGACCGCGGCAGCAACTTCGTCCGGCCGTCCATCGTGGAGGCCGAGGCCGCGGAACGCTTCCTGGCGACGGTGCCGACCGCCGAGATGGTGAAGTTCACGAAGAACGGCTCCGACGCCACCACCGCCGCGGTGCGCCTCGCCCGCGCCGTCACCGGCCGCCCACGTGTGGCCCTCTGCGCCGACCACCCGTTCTTCTCCACCGACGACTGGTTCATCGGCACCACGCCGATGTCCGCCGGCATCCCGGACGCCACCGCCGAACTCACCGTGGCGTTCCCCTACGGCGACCTGGCCGCCACGGAGGAGCTGCTCACCCGGTACCAGGACGAGGTCGCCTGCCTGATCCTGGAACCCGCCACGCACACCGAGCCGCCGCCCGGCTACCTCGAGGGTCTGCGCGAACTGGCCGACCGGCACGGCTGTGTCCTGGTCTTCGACGAGATGATCACCGGCCTGCGCTGGTCCGAGGCGGGCGCCCAGGGCCTGTACGGCGTCGTCCCCGACCTCTCCACGTTCGGCAAGGCGCTGGGCAACGGGTTCGCCGTCTCCGCGCTGGCCGGGCGCCGCGAGCTGATGGAGCGGGGCGGGCTGCGCCACCCCGGCGACCGGGTGTTCCTGCTGTCCACCACGCACGGCGCGGAGACGCACTCGCTGGCCGCCGCTACGGCCGTGCTCACCACCTACGTCGAGGAGGGCGTCACCGCGCGGCTGCACGCCCTCGGCGAACGGCTGGCCGCCGGGGTCCGCGACGCCGCGGCCGGCATGGGCGTCGGCGACCACCTCGTCGTGCGGGGCCGGGCCAGCAACCTGGTCTTCGCCACCCTCGACGAACACGGGCGGCCGTCGCAGGAGTACCGCACCCTGTTCCTGCGCCGACTCCTCGCGGGCGGGGTGCTCGCCCCGTCGTTCGTGGTGAGCAGCGCGCTCGACGACTCCGACATCGCTCACACCGTCGACGTGGTGGCCCAGGCGTGCGCCGTGTACCGCAAGGCCCTGGACGCCGGCGACCCCACCCCCTGGCTCGGCGGACGACCCGTGAAGCCCGTCTTCCGCCGCCTGGCGTGA
- a CDS encoding dTDP-4-dehydrorhamnose 3,5-epimerase family protein, with the protein MKATEVPEISGAYLFEPTPYADERGFFCRTFEADVLRSVGLDPDAFVQDSLSRSAGGVLRGLHLRSGAGEAKLVRCSYGRIFDVVVDLRPGSATYRNVATFELSGETQTTLYIPAGCAHGFQALTETADTSYRIDRPHDPAEDVTIAFDDPELAVPWPLPVTSMSQRDREAPSLAKVLQQIES; encoded by the coding sequence GTGAAAGCGACCGAAGTCCCGGAGATCTCCGGCGCATACCTGTTCGAGCCGACGCCGTACGCCGACGAGCGCGGCTTCTTCTGCCGCACCTTCGAGGCCGACGTGCTCCGCTCGGTGGGCCTCGACCCGGACGCCTTCGTGCAGGACAGCCTGTCCCGCTCGGCCGGCGGTGTGCTGCGCGGCCTGCACCTGCGCTCCGGCGCCGGCGAGGCGAAGCTGGTGCGGTGCTCGTACGGGAGGATCTTCGACGTCGTCGTGGACCTGCGCCCGGGCTCGGCGACCTACCGCAACGTGGCCACCTTCGAGCTGTCCGGCGAGACGCAGACGACCCTGTACATTCCGGCGGGATGCGCGCACGGTTTCCAGGCGCTGACGGAGACCGCCGACACCTCGTACCGGATCGACCGCCCGCACGATCCGGCCGAGGACGTGACCATCGCCTTCGACGACCCCGAGCTGGCCGTTCCCTGGCCGCTGCCGGTCACGTCGATGTCCCAGCGGGACCGGGAGGCGCCGAGCCTCGCCAAGGTCCTCCAGCAAATCGAGAGTTGA